One Bradyrhizobium zhanjiangense DNA segment encodes these proteins:
- a CDS encoding EAL domain-containing protein gives MYQVLFCLTDEHDWRLVALGGAVCLLASAAAISLFQRARATHGPARLAWIALDAAVSGCGIWATHFIAMLAYGPGGAGAYNIPVTLLSLILAISVNFVGLSIAVSSSRPVWIALGGAIVGSGVAAMHYTGMAALEIPARVDWIGSTVAASVLFGIVFAAFALFIAARRDDLSHALTATTLLTVAIVAHHFTAMGAVLLTPDPTRAISGLSIPPASLSFLTASAAVAIIAIALVAALLDRRAKGVLGRQQIVLDSALENMSQGLCMFDADGKIILFNERYAAMLRRTDILLTGRLLVDVLREEQAKGQWQGDADEFFARLVADAREGRTTTDVVNRFGRSIRVVNQPMQGGGWVATFEDITEWLEAQAKISHMARHDALTSLPNRVLFHEQLEQGLRRTKSGDQLAVLCLDLDHFKDINDSLGHPIGDALLKEVGRRLKMTVGEHDTVARLGGDEFAVVQIGRSEETAARSLAGRLVEVISAPYEIDDHQIVIGVSIGIALAPQDGNNPDELLKNADLALYRAKADGRGTYRFFETGMDARAQARRLLEMDLRAALQRDEFEVYYQPIRDVASGRVVAFEALLRWNHPQRGLIAPISFIPLAEETGLIVQLGEFVLRSACTDAATWPDDVDVAVNLSPVQFKSPNLIASVTEALAASGLDARRLELEITESVLLQNSEATLTTLHELRAMGVRISLDDFGTGYSSLSYLRSFPFDKIKIDRSFVSELATREDSMAIIRAVTGLGRSLGIVTTAEGVENDAQLELLRREGCTQAQGYLFSKPRPASDVAMMLDGPRLRASA, from the coding sequence ATGTATCAAGTTCTCTTTTGTCTTACCGACGAGCACGATTGGCGACTGGTCGCGCTTGGCGGCGCAGTGTGTCTGCTCGCCAGCGCGGCGGCGATCAGCTTGTTTCAGCGCGCACGCGCGACGCACGGCCCCGCGCGTCTGGCCTGGATCGCCCTGGATGCCGCCGTCAGCGGATGCGGCATCTGGGCGACGCATTTCATCGCGATGCTCGCCTACGGGCCGGGCGGCGCCGGCGCCTACAACATCCCAGTGACGCTCCTCTCCTTGATCCTTGCGATCTCCGTGAACTTCGTGGGGCTAAGCATCGCGGTATCGTCCTCGCGCCCGGTGTGGATCGCCCTTGGCGGCGCGATCGTGGGCAGTGGTGTAGCCGCGATGCATTACACCGGTATGGCGGCGCTGGAGATACCGGCACGGGTGGACTGGATCGGAAGCACGGTCGCCGCCTCGGTGCTGTTCGGAATCGTCTTTGCCGCCTTCGCATTGTTCATCGCCGCGCGGCGCGACGACCTCTCCCATGCACTGACGGCGACCACGCTGCTGACGGTCGCCATCGTCGCGCATCATTTCACCGCGATGGGCGCGGTGCTGCTGACGCCGGATCCGACGCGCGCGATCAGCGGGCTTTCCATCCCGCCGGCCTCGCTGTCCTTCCTCACCGCCAGCGCCGCGGTCGCCATCATCGCGATTGCGCTCGTAGCCGCGCTGCTCGACCGCCGCGCCAAGGGCGTACTGGGGCGCCAGCAGATTGTGCTGGACAGCGCGCTCGAGAACATGTCGCAGGGACTGTGCATGTTCGACGCGGACGGCAAGATCATCCTGTTCAACGAGCGCTATGCCGCGATGCTTCGTCGTACCGACATCCTGCTCACCGGCCGCCTTCTGGTCGACGTGCTCAGGGAAGAGCAGGCCAAGGGCCAGTGGCAGGGCGACGCGGATGAATTCTTCGCTCGCCTCGTCGCCGACGCGCGCGAGGGCCGCACCACGACTGACGTCGTCAACCGGTTCGGCCGCTCCATCCGCGTCGTCAATCAGCCGATGCAGGGCGGCGGCTGGGTCGCGACCTTCGAGGACATCACCGAATGGCTGGAGGCGCAGGCCAAGATCTCGCACATGGCGCGCCATGACGCACTGACCAGCCTGCCGAACCGCGTGCTGTTCCACGAACAGCTCGAGCAGGGACTGCGCCGGACCAAGTCGGGCGACCAGCTCGCTGTGCTTTGTCTCGATCTCGATCACTTCAAGGACATCAACGACTCGCTCGGCCATCCCATCGGCGATGCGCTGCTGAAGGAGGTCGGCCGCAGGCTGAAGATGACCGTCGGCGAACACGATACCGTGGCGCGGCTCGGCGGTGACGAGTTCGCGGTGGTCCAGATCGGACGTTCCGAGGAAACCGCTGCGAGGTCCCTTGCCGGGCGCCTCGTCGAGGTGATCTCGGCGCCCTACGAGATCGACGACCATCAGATCGTGATCGGAGTCTCGATCGGCATCGCGCTGGCGCCGCAGGACGGCAACAATCCGGACGAACTCCTGAAGAACGCGGACCTCGCGCTCTACCGCGCCAAGGCGGACGGCCGCGGCACCTATCGCTTCTTCGAGACCGGCATGGATGCCCGCGCGCAGGCGCGGCGCCTGTTGGAAATGGATCTGCGCGCGGCGCTGCAACGTGACGAGTTCGAGGTGTACTATCAGCCGATCCGTGACGTCGCGAGCGGCCGTGTCGTCGCCTTCGAGGCGCTGCTGCGTTGGAATCACCCGCAGCGCGGGCTGATCGCACCGATCAGCTTCATCCCGCTGGCCGAGGAAACCGGACTGATCGTTCAGCTCGGCGAGTTCGTGCTGCGTTCCGCCTGCACCGACGCGGCGACCTGGCCCGACGATGTCGACGTCGCCGTCAATCTCTCGCCGGTGCAGTTCAAGAGTCCGAACCTGATCGCATCGGTGACCGAGGCGCTGGCCGCCTCGGGACTCGATGCGCGCCGCCTCGAGCTCGAGATCACCGAATCGGTGCTGCTTCAGAACAGCGAGGCGACGCTGACGACCCTGCACGAGTTGCGCGCCATGGGCGTGCGGATCTCGCTCGACGATTTCGGCACCGGCTATTCGTCGCTGAGTTATTTGCGCAGCTTCCCGTTCGACAAGATTAAGATCGACCGCTCGTTCGTGTCGGAGCTGGCGACGCGCGAGGATTCCATGGCGATCATCCGCGCAGTGACCGGCCTCGGCCGCAGCCTCGGTATCGTCACGACTGCGGAAGGCGTCGAGAACGACGCGCAGCTCGAGCTGCTCCGGCGCGAAGGCTGCACCCAGGCGCAGGGCTATCTGTTCAGCAAGCCGCGGCCTGCTTCCGATGTGGCGATGATGCTGGACGGCCCGCGGCTACGCGCGTCGGCTTGA
- a CDS encoding PLP-dependent aminotransferase family protein — protein sequence MSKFEYVKLADAIAVDIANGTLRPGDRLPPQRNFAYDRGIAVSTASRVYTELLRRGLVVGEVGRGTFISGDIRREVETISEPADARINFEVNYPLLPQQWAMIAKSLAGLERVDALESALRVSTSTGTKSARVAAAAYLSRKDFTPQAEQIVFTANGKQSLAAALAALVPTGGRCGVEALTYPYIKSIAARLGVTLVPLPMDEHGARPDAIQKAHREAHLSALYLQPIIQNPLGVTMNATRRADIMRVAEKLDLTIIEDTVYGFLADDTPLAALGPDRCIVIDSLSKKVAPGLALGILVTPPHLRESVMSAVRTGGWIASGHALASGQRLMADGTVAELTRLKRIDAARRQQTAARLLAGYQLAADPRSYHLWLTLPPHWRSQTFVAAAARRGIALTPSSTFAIAHGHAPNAVRLALAPPSPEQLDSGLRTIVSLLGTKEEDLDSTE from the coding sequence ATGTCCAAGTTCGAGTACGTGAAGCTTGCCGATGCCATTGCCGTCGACATCGCTAACGGCACGTTAAGGCCCGGCGACCGGCTGCCGCCGCAGCGCAATTTTGCCTATGACCGCGGTATCGCGGTCTCGACCGCGAGCCGGGTTTACACGGAATTGCTCCGCCGCGGACTCGTGGTCGGCGAGGTCGGCCGCGGCACCTTCATCTCCGGCGACATCAGGCGCGAGGTCGAGACGATCAGCGAGCCGGCCGACGCGCGCATCAACTTTGAAGTCAATTACCCGCTGCTGCCGCAGCAATGGGCGATGATCGCCAAGAGCCTTGCGGGGCTCGAGCGCGTCGATGCGCTCGAATCCGCGCTGCGCGTCTCGACCAGCACCGGCACCAAGAGCGCGCGTGTTGCGGCCGCCGCCTATCTCTCGCGCAAGGATTTTACGCCACAGGCCGAGCAGATCGTCTTCACCGCCAACGGCAAGCAATCACTCGCGGCCGCGCTCGCAGCACTCGTTCCCACCGGCGGCCGCTGCGGCGTCGAGGCGCTGACCTATCCTTACATCAAGAGCATCGCCGCGCGGCTCGGCGTGACGCTGGTCCCGCTTCCCATGGACGAGCACGGCGCGCGCCCCGACGCGATCCAGAAGGCGCATCGCGAGGCGCACCTGTCGGCGCTGTATCTCCAGCCCATCATCCAGAACCCGCTCGGCGTCACCATGAACGCGACGCGGCGCGCCGACATCATGCGGGTTGCCGAAAAGCTCGATCTCACCATTATCGAGGACACCGTCTACGGCTTCCTCGCCGACGACACGCCGCTCGCCGCACTCGGTCCGGACCGCTGCATCGTGATCGACAGCCTGTCCAAGAAGGTCGCGCCGGGCCTCGCGCTCGGCATCCTCGTCACACCGCCTCACTTACGCGAAAGCGTGATGAGCGCGGTCCGCACCGGTGGCTGGATCGCCTCCGGCCACGCGCTCGCATCCGGGCAGCGGCTGATGGCCGACGGCACCGTCGCCGAGCTGACGCGGCTGAAGCGCATTGACGCCGCGCGCCGCCAGCAGACCGCGGCAAGGCTTTTGGCGGGCTACCAACTCGCCGCCGACCCGCGCTCATACCATCTCTGGCTGACACTGCCGCCGCATTGGCGTTCGCAGACCTTCGTCGCGGCGGCGGCCCGGCGCGGCATCGCGCTGACGCCGTCCTCGACCTTCGCAATCGCGCATGGTCATGCACCGAATGCGGTGCGGCTCGCGCTCGCTCCGCCGTCGCCCGAACAGCTCGATTCCGGCCTGCGCACGATCGTGTCGCTGCTCGGCACCAAGGAAGAGGATCTCGACTCGACGGAGTAG
- a CDS encoding DUF1127 domain-containing protein — translation MLAGAVYALFDRLERRSAVKTLNELDDRALRDIGITRSQIEDAVYGQFKAELTRYL, via the coding sequence ATGCTCGCTGGCGCCGTCTACGCGCTGTTCGATCGCTTGGAGCGCCGCTCCGCCGTCAAGACGCTGAACGAGCTCGACGACCGCGCCCTGCGCGACATCGGGATCACGCGCAGCCAGATCGAGGACGCGGTCTACGGCCAGTTCAAGGCCGAGCTGACGCGGTATTTGTGA
- a CDS encoding universal stress protein — MFKSILVPIDLADTDLAKPAIATAATLSQTWSGTVRLLNVLPMTPVMLAEYVPADFDEQQRQTSEEALAIVARESGIEPSRISSVVRQGGIYHEILEEAAHMKADLIVMTSHRPAMRTYFLGSNAGHVVRYAKCSVLVVRH; from the coding sequence ATGTTCAAGTCCATCCTCGTGCCCATCGACCTCGCCGACACCGATCTCGCCAAGCCGGCGATCGCAACCGCGGCGACGTTGTCTCAGACCTGGAGCGGCACGGTACGCCTGCTCAACGTGCTGCCGATGACGCCGGTGATGCTGGCCGAATACGTGCCGGCCGATTTCGACGAGCAGCAGCGCCAGACCTCGGAGGAGGCCCTCGCCATCGTCGCGCGCGAGTCCGGGATCGAGCCCTCCCGTATCTCCAGCGTGGTGCGCCAGGGCGGCATCTATCACGAGATCCTGGAAGAAGCGGCGCACATGAAAGCCGACCTGATCGTAATGACCTCGCACCGGCCAGCGATGCGCACCTATTTCCTCGGCTCCAACGCCGGACACGTCGTGCGCTATGCCAAATGCTCAGTGCTGGTGGTCAGGCACTGA
- a CDS encoding SixA phosphatase family protein, translating to MRRLMLLRHAKTETDAPSGRDQDRRLDDRGHRDAAQMGDWIAAHPPFPDTVLVSHAVRARQTWDIAWKAMKDRVAAPQVEVLPELYGADPAQILEAIRTATAPADPKRLLLIGHNPGMHEVALMLTGGGDPAGARALGHNLPTAGLAIFDFDVKDWGDVAYRRGKLVLFVSPKLLRSG from the coding sequence ATGCGCCGTTTGATGCTGCTGCGTCACGCCAAGACCGAGACCGACGCGCCGAGCGGCCGTGACCAGGATCGCCGCCTCGACGACCGTGGCCACAGGGATGCTGCGCAGATGGGCGACTGGATCGCCGCCCATCCGCCCTTCCCCGATACCGTGCTGGTGTCGCATGCCGTCCGGGCCCGACAGACCTGGGACATCGCCTGGAAGGCAATGAAGGACCGCGTCGCGGCGCCGCAGGTCGAGGTCCTGCCGGAACTCTATGGCGCCGATCCCGCGCAGATCCTGGAAGCCATTCGCACTGCAACCGCGCCGGCCGACCCGAAGCGATTGCTGCTGATCGGCCACAATCCCGGCATGCACGAGGTCGCGCTGATGCTGACGGGCGGCGGCGACCCGGCCGGAGCCAGGGCACTCGGCCACAACCTGCCCACAGCGGGGCTTGCGATCTTCGACTTTGACGTCAAGGATTGGGGTGACGTGGCCTACCGCCGCGGCAAACTGGTGCTATTCGTCAGCCCCAAGCTGCTTCGATCAGGATGA
- a CDS encoding NAD(P)/FAD-dependent oxidoreductase, which produces MNETFTGVPKDEAGFHERERLSFDLDADICVIGAGLAGLSIALEAARFGASVAVLEGRHVGWNASGNQLGTVMPGFALPLTDLIERIGFEDAHELWTLSKEGAEFVRANATEENMPGIGLSEGVLEVSNVDAGDRLISRLQMLSEDFDTEVEGWQVDRVRAVLKTDRYFHGIHYPRAFQVDGRKYVHGLATLARRAGARIFEDTPVVSIDHSGIRKRIVTPSARLRATHIVLAGNIHLGAPLRRLSETLLPVWRYAGITAPLGERVHEIVAFKGSVLDSDGIDHFRIVDGDRLMWESPETTWAARPQRFAGAIKRRIRTIFPQLGNVEITDTFGGATGQTVHGMPQIGQLRKGLWVASGFGRQGMNISAMAGQMIARSILRGDERWRLFSPFELVWAGGMTGRVAGQLVGIWGRASSAAAGSLARYRERARVKDREREARLAEANRAAGTGPRRPPPGVRPRPAPPPRAAAQNAEPASHEDIVSQ; this is translated from the coding sequence ATGAATGAGACCTTCACAGGCGTGCCCAAAGACGAAGCCGGCTTTCACGAGCGGGAGCGGCTGTCGTTCGATCTCGATGCCGACATTTGCGTGATCGGGGCGGGGCTTGCCGGCCTTTCCATCGCGCTGGAGGCGGCCCGGTTCGGGGCCAGCGTCGCGGTGCTCGAGGGCCGCCATGTCGGCTGGAATGCCTCCGGCAATCAGCTTGGCACCGTGATGCCGGGCTTTGCACTGCCGCTCACCGACCTGATCGAGCGCATCGGCTTCGAGGATGCGCACGAATTGTGGACGCTGTCGAAGGAGGGCGCCGAGTTCGTCCGCGCCAACGCCACGGAAGAGAACATGCCGGGGATCGGCCTCAGCGAGGGCGTGCTGGAAGTCTCCAATGTCGATGCCGGCGACCGGCTGATCAGCCGGTTGCAGATGCTGAGCGAGGATTTCGACACCGAGGTCGAGGGCTGGCAGGTCGATCGCGTCCGCGCGGTGCTCAAGACCGACCGCTATTTCCACGGCATCCATTATCCCCGCGCGTTCCAGGTCGACGGCCGCAAATATGTGCATGGCCTTGCGACGCTGGCGCGGCGGGCGGGCGCCCGCATCTTCGAGGACACGCCGGTCGTCAGCATCGATCATTCGGGCATCCGCAAGCGCATCGTCACGCCCTCGGCGCGGCTGCGCGCGACGCATATCGTGCTCGCCGGCAACATCCATCTCGGCGCGCCCTTGCGGCGCCTGTCGGAGACGCTGCTCCCGGTCTGGCGCTATGCCGGGATCACCGCGCCGCTCGGCGAGCGTGTGCATGAGATCGTCGCCTTCAAGGGATCGGTGCTGGATTCCGACGGCATCGACCATTTCCGTATCGTCGACGGCGACCGGCTGATGTGGGAGAGCCCGGAGACCACCTGGGCGGCACGTCCGCAACGCTTCGCCGGCGCCATCAAGCGACGGATCCGCACGATCTTTCCCCAGCTCGGCAATGTCGAGATCACCGATACGTTCGGCGGCGCCACCGGCCAGACCGTGCACGGCATGCCGCAGATCGGCCAGCTACGCAAAGGCCTGTGGGTGGCGAGCGGGTTCGGCCGCCAGGGCATGAACATTTCGGCCATGGCCGGACAGATGATTGCGCGCAGCATCCTCCGGGGCGACGAGCGCTGGCGCCTGTTTTCGCCATTCGAGCTGGTCTGGGCGGGAGGCATGACCGGACGGGTCGCGGGCCAGCTGGTCGGGATCTGGGGCAGGGCGAGCTCCGCCGCCGCCGGCTCGCTCGCCCGCTACCGAGAGCGGGCGCGGGTCAAGGACAGGGAACGCGAGGCCCGCCTTGCCGAAGCCAACCGGGCGGCCGGCACTGGTCCGCGCCGTCCGCCGCCCGGTGTCCGGCCACGGCCGGCCCCCCCGCCACGAGCTGCGGCCCAGAACGCGGAACCGGCCTCGCACGAGGACATTGTCTCGCAATAG
- the msrB gene encoding peptide-methionine (R)-S-oxide reductase MsrB: MFDRRILLSTAVGLFGLSAFRWLRASPAEASEKAAEKFEITKTEAEWRAQLTPQQYEILRNHGTERPGSSPLLKEHRKGIFACAGCDLPLFASETKFESGTGWPSFYAPIEGNVGKTEDRAYGMVRTEVHCRRCGGHLGHVFDDGPKPTGLRYCIDGFGLVFHPAATSAT; the protein is encoded by the coding sequence ATGTTTGATCGCCGCATCCTGCTATCGACTGCCGTCGGCCTGTTCGGCCTTTCGGCCTTCCGCTGGCTGAGGGCATCCCCGGCCGAGGCTAGTGAGAAGGCCGCGGAAAAGTTCGAAATCACGAAGACGGAGGCCGAATGGCGTGCCCAGCTCACGCCGCAGCAATATGAGATCCTGCGCAATCACGGCACCGAGCGGCCGGGCTCCAGCCCGCTGCTGAAGGAGCATCGCAAGGGCATCTTCGCCTGCGCCGGCTGCGACCTGCCGCTGTTTGCGTCCGAGACCAAGTTCGAGAGCGGCACCGGCTGGCCGAGCTTCTATGCGCCGATCGAGGGCAATGTCGGCAAGACGGAGGACCGTGCCTACGGCATGGTCCGCACCGAAGTGCATTGCCGCCGCTGTGGCGGCCATCTTGGCCACGTCTTCGACGACGGTCCGAAGCCGACCGGCTTGCGCTACTGCATCGACGGTTTTGGATTGGTTTTCCATCCCGCGGCGACGTCGGCGACGTAG
- a CDS encoding flagellar hook-basal body complex protein, which yields MGIFDAMNTSVGGLQAQSYALQNISGNIANSSTTGYKGIGTSFVDLIPDASVPSKQVAGGVTANAKATITTQGTISSSTVATNMAITGDGFFSIQKATGVVDNVPVFNGVTYYTRRGDFQLNANGNLVNGAGYYLMGTTVDPKTGNPTGNVATVLKFQNNFIPAQATTSIQYAANLPSVPNTAASSTAASGTLLAAGGLNPSDFAANPLIVGTPPPPYTNATISGAAATGNLRSAYTATTATGTVALLDSASAAATGGTSLDSTVSPHLNTSLLTNLSGKSLTVNGQTINFDATVSGASTVGSVTTIGLLSPTGAKISDILNAITLGAGGAPATATMNASGNIQITTSTTADVTIGGTAASLLGVSSVTRGGNVLSTPAITSGTQLGGTATPGGPEVLSTPFVVGNTIQVNGTAPANTITFVASGAVAPNQINITDDIATLLQRIDTLSGASGSSISNGVITLNTGIANPTLTVTSNNSSAFAALGFTSSISKNRGGGGTAGTGGVIGNDIATFTKESISGGAVTAYNAAGTPVNLQLRWAKTDSASLGTGHSDTWNLFYQTDPNATGTTVGWVNTGQAFTFAADGSLTSPSGSGITINNVSVSGQSLGSVAFNISQGGLTQYASTSGAVTINTITQNGYAAGQLRSVAVNNNGLVVGTFSNGQNLDLAQVSLSHFNGTNYLKALDGGAYAATEQSGPAIDGASGTISGSSLEGSNTDIADEFTKLIVTQQAYSANTKVITTANSMVQDLLNVLR from the coding sequence ATGGGTATCTTCGATGCAATGAACACCTCGGTGGGTGGCTTGCAGGCGCAGTCCTACGCGCTGCAGAACATTTCCGGCAACATCGCGAACTCATCCACCACCGGTTACAAGGGCATCGGCACCAGCTTCGTCGATCTCATTCCCGACGCCTCGGTCCCGAGCAAGCAGGTCGCGGGCGGCGTGACGGCCAACGCGAAGGCCACGATCACCACCCAAGGCACGATCTCGTCCTCCACCGTCGCCACCAACATGGCGATCACCGGCGACGGCTTCTTCTCGATCCAGAAGGCGACCGGCGTCGTCGACAACGTGCCGGTGTTCAACGGCGTCACCTATTACACCCGTCGCGGCGACTTCCAGCTCAACGCCAACGGCAATCTGGTCAATGGCGCCGGCTATTATCTGATGGGCACCACGGTCGACCCCAAGACCGGCAACCCGACCGGCAACGTGGCGACGGTCCTGAAATTCCAGAACAACTTCATCCCGGCCCAGGCGACCACCTCGATCCAGTACGCGGCGAACCTGCCGAGCGTGCCGAACACGGCGGCGAGCTCGACCGCGGCGAGCGGCACGCTGCTGGCGGCCGGCGGCCTTAACCCGTCGGATTTCGCCGCCAACCCGCTGATCGTCGGCACGCCGCCGCCGCCCTATACGAATGCGACGATCTCCGGCGCAGCGGCGACCGGCAATCTGCGCTCGGCCTATACGGCGACGACCGCGACCGGCACGGTGGCGCTGCTGGATAGCGCTTCGGCGGCGGCAACTGGCGGCACGTCTCTCGATTCCACCGTGTCCCCGCATCTCAACACCAGCCTTCTCACCAACCTGTCCGGCAAGTCGCTGACGGTCAACGGCCAGACCATCAACTTCGACGCCACCGTTTCTGGCGCTTCGACGGTCGGCAGCGTCACCACGATCGGCCTGCTCTCGCCTACCGGCGCAAAGATCTCGGACATCCTGAATGCGATCACCCTGGGCGCCGGCGGCGCCCCCGCCACCGCGACAATGAACGCCAGCGGTAACATCCAGATCACGACCAGCACCACGGCCGACGTCACGATCGGCGGCACTGCGGCAAGCTTGCTCGGGGTCAGCAGCGTGACACGCGGCGGTAACGTGCTGTCCACCCCCGCGATTACGAGTGGTACACAGCTCGGCGGCACCGCGACGCCCGGCGGTCCGGAAGTCCTCTCGACGCCCTTCGTGGTCGGCAACACGATCCAGGTCAACGGCACGGCACCCGCCAATACGATCACCTTCGTGGCCTCCGGTGCTGTCGCTCCGAACCAGATCAACATCACCGACGACATCGCGACCTTGCTTCAAAGGATCGACACGCTCAGCGGTGCGAGCGGTTCTTCGATCAGCAATGGCGTGATCACCCTGAATACCGGTATCGCCAATCCCACCTTGACGGTGACCAGCAACAACAGCAGCGCCTTCGCCGCGCTCGGCTTCACGTCATCCATTTCCAAGAACCGTGGCGGTGGCGGCACTGCCGGTACGGGCGGCGTGATCGGCAACGACATCGCTACCTTCACCAAGGAATCGATCAGCGGCGGCGCGGTCACCGCTTACAACGCCGCGGGCACACCGGTGAACCTGCAGCTGCGTTGGGCCAAGACCGACAGCGCCTCGCTGGGCACCGGCCATTCCGACACCTGGAACCTGTTCTACCAGACCGATCCGAATGCGACCGGCACGACGGTCGGCTGGGTCAATACCGGGCAGGCTTTCACCTTCGCCGCCGACGGCTCGCTGACCTCGCCGAGCGGCTCGGGCATCACCATCAACAATGTCAGCGTCAGTGGTCAGTCGCTCGGCTCGGTCGCCTTCAACATCTCCCAGGGCGGTCTGACGCAATACGCCAGCACCAGCGGCGCGGTGACCATCAACACCATCACCCAGAACGGCTACGCCGCGGGTCAGCTCCGCTCCGTCGCCGTCAACAACAACGGCCTCGTGGTCGGCACCTTCTCCAACGGCCAGAACCTCGACCTCGCGCAGGTCTCGCTGTCGCACTTCAACGGCACCAATTATTTGAAGGCGCTCGATGGCGGCGCCTATGCCGCGACCGAGCAGTCGGGACCTGCGATCGACGGCGCTTCGGGCACCATCAGCGGCTCGTCGCTGGAAGGCTCGAACACCGACATCGCCGACGAATTCACCAAGCTGATCGTGACCCAGCAGGCCTATTCGGCCAACACCAAGGTGATCACGACCGCGAATTCGATGGTGCAGGATCTCCTGAACGTGTTGCGCTGA